Genomic segment of Leopardus geoffroyi isolate Oge1 chromosome B2, O.geoffroyi_Oge1_pat1.0, whole genome shotgun sequence:
GGGCGGGCAGTGCGTGGGTCAGGCCTCTAGGGCAGGACAGGGTGACAGGCCCGAGAGCCACATCCATCTCCGGATTGAGACGCATCATTTGAAAACTGGCCCGAGGGGGACTTCCAGGTGTTATTCGTGGATGTTATGTCTTTCCCTACTTTTGACTCTAAACTACGGGCAGTGTCGGCTGCAGGCGAGCATCCCGCAGGTGTTCTGTGCGATGGCTCGCGCATGACCGGGGCCCCCTTCCCCCCCGAAGACACATCTCGAGGGACGCATGGTCCCTGGAGGTAAGGCCCAGCCCCGGGGAGGCGGGAGTGACCTAGACCATGAGCACAGCTCTCCTCAGGCCGCGAAGGACCTGGCGTCCCCCTCCCTCAGgagccccggcccccgcccggccccggggCAGGTGGCCCTGACACCCACGGGCGCAGGTGAGGCCGCACAGGTGGCCCGCGTGCCTCGCTGTCTCGTACCCGGGTGTAGTCGCCCGCGAGGAAGGCCTGCTCGAACCCGCTGTACATGGGCAGCAGCACCAGGAGACGCAGGCGCTTGTCTCCAAGGAGCCTGAAGGTCGACAGCAGGGTGGACCAGAAAGGCGGCCCCTCGTCTCCTTCGCGTTTCCTCTGCGCGTCTTTGATGGGTTCCAGAAACACGGCCACGAGCAGGACGGCCAGGACGCCGCTCCCTGGAGGGAAGACAGAGGGCGTGAGGCCGAGGTCCAGGACCTGCCTGCTACtcaccccccacctgccccctcctctcctttgggGCATCCATTCGGGGCCAGCAACACAAACTCCCCGGCGCCCTTCCCGAGCGACCACTCCCCTGTCCTGACCCTCACGGAATTCCCACTGACGGCCAGTCTCCCTTCTCGGGATGACGAGTCTCGGCGGTTCTCGTTTGCTGAGTTTCGTGTCTATTCCAGCATCTTTACCTGGAAGCCCTGGGGGGCGAGCTAGGTGCATGAGTGTGGCGCCTCCTGAATGCGATGGGATAGCGCGTGTTTGTAGACAGTAAGGTGGCAGTAAGGTGCGCTAAGGAGGCAGATCCCCCAAGGGGACCGGCCGAAGGGAAGGACAGAGCAGAGCTGCACACCTGCGGGCTTTGGGTGCGGGAGGGCGCTGAGGGGCGCCGTTGCAGGTGGGGTGCTGTGCCCGGGGCCGCAGAAGCCCAGGACCCGGGCGGAGGGACGGCAGGGGGGGTGCCCCCTTCGCGGTGGGTGCGAGTGCGCTAACTGTGCAAGCGGGTTTTGTTCAAGACAACTCTTCATCCCCCCCCCGCCGTGGGAGACACCATGCGCCTTCGTGATTCCCCAGTGGTGACCGGACCTCCGTCTGCACCACGAACCCCCCTCGATACCCGGATCGAGGGCTACAGCTCACTGACTCAGTGTTCACACGGACGCCTCTTTCCTTCCCGGTGGTGTGGGGTCCGCGTATACCCGGTTTTCTCCTCCCTGGCTCAGCGCTAAACACGGTGCTCTGCGAGCCACAGAGGGACTCGGGAGCCGGGaggctttttccctttctctgaggGGCCGCCAGGGATCTCTAGCCCGATGGCTGGGGCCCGGCAGCCTTGAAGGGGACTCgagttattttttaatctgcACTTGGTCTCCGCGTCCGCCTGCACGGTGCGCTGGCCCGGTGCTGGGGGAGCGCCCGGCTCACGACCCGCCCCCTTCCACGCTGTCGGCAGAGATGCCGGACCCGTCCCCACACGCCCCGCACACCCCGGAGGCGCCGATCTACTTCTGAGCCTGATTTCTGTCATTCAGCCACTTTCCCCTGGGCTGAAGACAATCCTCTCTCCCCAGGTCGGGGCAACTCCGCATTTTGACGACACTTTCCAACACACGGCGCACGGACGTCTGCTGAACTGCCGTCCGAGGTCGTGGGCGGTCACCACCTGTCCCCTGGAGACCCGGTGAGTGCCACCAGTCAGAGCCACGTGCAGGGGGCCTCTGGGCATCTCAGCTGCGAAGCGGTTTCCAGAGCGGTCCATGCACAGGCAAGACGGGTGTGTAACCATGCGGAGGAGGCGTGCCGTCAGCTCCCCGCTGACTGGGGCCACGGCCTCCCCCGTGGGCAGGCGCGTGAAGCCATCGGGACACATGACTCCCAGGATAAGAGCCGCGAGGCAGCCCTGCGGCTGGGTCGTGGTACGGAAGCCACGGGTTTACTAGGAAAAATCACACACGGTCCAGGGCCGCCCGTGACCCAGAACCTTCTCAAGGGGCGTGAACGTGCGTGTGTCGCACGTCTAGCATACTGGAGGGAATGGCTTCGAAAGGAACTTCCTCGTGAGGACAGAGCTCAGGGATGGCGGGAAAACACTCTGGGGAGGCGGAGTTCTTTCCTTTAGTCCGTTCTTCTCCATTTCGGTTTgctttgtgtgtgcgtgtgtgtttctACGGTAACGCGGCCTTGCTCACAGGAAGGAGACCCATGAAACCCTGTGTGAGGCCAGGGTACGAATAATCAGAGACAATTTCTTCATGGGACACACGCACAGTGCCCATTTGACACGACCGTCTGGCCTGCCACTCCCTCGGGCCCCTGGATGCCGTGGGCATGAGTTCTGGGTAACGTCGGGCCTGGGGCAGCAGCCAGAGACCCGTGGGAGGGGACTGAGGGCCGCGCGCTGAGCAGGGGAACCTCACACGGGGGCTGAGGAGGCAAAAACGCATTTTCCGAGGCCTGTGCTGCTCCTTGGGACCAGGGCAATGCAGGCCGCGGGCCAGCTGCTGCTCCTGGCTGCTTTTGTAAGTAAAGTCTTATTAGAAAacagcctcggggcgcctgggtggctcagtcggttaagcgtccgacttcggctcaggtcgtgatctccctgttcatggcttcgagccccgcgtcaggctctgtgctgacggctcggagcctggagcctgcttcggattctgtgtctccctctctctctgcccctcccctgctcactctctgtctctctctcaagaaatgaataaacattaaaagaaaagaaaagaaaagaaaagaaaagaaaagaaaacagcctCACTCTTCATTTACATGTTACCTGTGGCCTCTCTTCCCACCAAAAACATCACTGAATAGTTGCAGCGGAAACCACTCGGTCCTCAAGCCTAGAATATTTAGTGTCCAGCCGGTGAGGGAAAAATCTGGAGCACTGCTGTTTCGCAGACGGGGGGACAAACACGCAGTTCTGGGTCCGCAGAAGCTTTAGTTTTTGTGGTTAAACGCTCGCTGCCCTTTACTCTTCATTCTTCCTGCGgattggggcgggggtgggggggtctcaCAAGGGCCGGCTTCTCTGCCCACGAGTTTTCTGTATTTCCAAAGGATGCTAATGCTGGAGTCTGTCCAGGAAAGGAGTCTACACCTGTCCAGACCGTCTAGCACAGCATCGAGGCTTTTCACGGTGGGTCATGGCTCGTCCCACAACTGTCTccggctcctctgtcccctccagggCCTCGTCCGCCACGGCCACACCAGCGCCTCTGTGCTTCTTTGCACAGTAAAGTGCAAAGTAGcgctctcccctctccctctctgcccggtAAGCCTCTCCTCGTCCTTCGACACCCGCTCGGTACCACCGCCTCGTCAAAGTTGCCCTGGACCCCAATCCCCCGAGAAGACGTGACCACGTGTCAGCTGGAAACCTCGTTCAAAACACGTGCATCGAATTTCTGTTAGCCGAATACACATCTtctcctgcattgggctctgagcttaTCGAAGGTCCTGAGTTACTAGTTTCAGGACCGGAGAAAGTCCACGTCATGGCGTGGCTCTCGCTGGTGCCCGCTCCGCTTTGCCAACACAAAGTGGCTGTTTTACAAGTTCTCACTCAGTGACCTCTGATCTGGAGGTGACTTTTCTGGCAGCTGATGGTCTCAGCATAGGGACGGATCCTGACGGCACACGCAGCCTTGGTAACCTTTGATCCCATTAGGATCCTGGACTCAGTCCCACCAAATTCAACATATTTCAGACCCGTGATCTTTAAGAAGGACAAAGAATAGATTTAAATTCTCTTcaaatggtaaaaacaaacaaaccgacCCAGCCAACACAAAAAACACTACTCTAAAAATACCCCCTTTAATTATAAATCTAGTGACTCTAACAGGGAAGTCATTTAGAAAATGATTCACATAAATATTTTGCATTAACATGAGCTTCTAAGGATAAGAACCAGTAGAAGAATGAACTCCCTTTGGGCAGCCATCTTTCCATGAACTTCCAATGTGTGCGTCCTTCAGCTGCATTGTGACCAGTAGCTGAGAACCCTGGGGTCTTCCTGATTGGAGAATGGTCGCTGCAGGAAGGACCCCGGCCCCACACCAGCAGGAGCCATTCAAATATATTCCTCAGAAAAAGATGACAACTTACAGGGTTTTGGACTTCCGGGGTCACTTGGACATAGTTGACACACAAGTAGCCAATCCATCAATACCGTGGTATATATACCCTGGtcctatccaatatggtagccatcgGCCCCACGTGGCCATCAAGCATTTGCAATGTGGCTGTTGTGACTTAGGAACAGTATTTTCAATTTAggttgtaaaaatataaataagcacaTGGGGCTGACGGCTACAGAACTttgcagaagaaaaatgactCTGTCATCACAGGAAACTCTATTAGACAGCCCTGGTCTCCTGCACTTGATTTCCTACGAAGAACGCATCGGTGCAAAGCTGAGCACACTTTACAGGAATACTTGTACGTTGGGAAGATGCTCTTTGTCAACCCAGGGAAGAGTTAGGTTTGCTTCCCCTGGCACTCGGCCCGCCGTGAGCCCATACCCGTGTAGATGCCCAGCAGGGTGTAGATCAGCGTCTGCGAGGGTCGCTGGGTGCTGTTGGTGGACGCTGTGGCCATCAGACAGTCACTGGCCCCACAAGACAGGAGCTGCTCCTCTGGGATGGCCTCTGTGCAGTCGGAAGCAAAAAGATGACAGGAGAACGTGGAAAATTGATAGGACAAGGGGCATGAGGATTCAAGTGTGCATCCAACAGGGGCCTGGACACCCCAGGGCCAAGAGTCACGATGGGTCAAAGCCACGAGACACGGGTCTGTTGGACCAAGTGCCTCCAAATACACTTCCCCCGGGCACGTGTCTGTATACATGATTTTAAGACACGCTACACAACAGCTACTTGTATTACTTTCCGGACATAATGAAAACATTCAACATTTCCGAactaatcaagaagaaataaggtGCTTTAGGCTAGGTGTCAGGACCACTGCGTTCTCTTTCACACTCATCTGTAGTGGtcccatgaccttgggcaggtcgcTTTGGCCCTCTCCTGAATGCTGGTTTCCCAATctgctaaaagaataaaatgggcaCCACCAGTGGCTCCCAGACCGTGTCAGAGTCTCTGGAGGAGGCGGACGTCAAGGAAGAAAGGACATCTGTCATGATACAGATGTCATCACATGGAGCGCCACGAGTCCCCCTTGGCTGGTGCGCTCGCCGGGCCCTTGGAATGCCTCGCTCCTCGGGGTCTGGGTCCCGGGGCCGCTTGGAGAATTAAGCTCTCTTGCCCGAATGGCTTTAAACCTGTCCACTCCATTTCCCACCAGTCATGCTGTAGAGACCGAACCTTAGTCCCAGTTTCTGTTGGATTATTGTTGACCTTGACAGCAATAATGAGTAAAAACGGGTGTCTATGACCTGCTGGTTTCCCTTCTCCGTGCACTTAGCAAGTGATGGCATCACATGAGGAACAGGGGAAGGGGGATTTGGGAGTCCCCCAAAGGCAGGACTTCATAGGGGATGGCAGGATGCAGGTCCagggcaaagagacagaaataatcCAGATAGCAGTCAGGAGTCAggacctctgcccacccccatcgATAAAGGTTTCCGGTAAGAATTGAAGAGATTTATTTCCCTCTGTCCTTGGTTTAAATCTTCAGATGTCAGAGGGTGCAGGCATAAAACAGACCCACACTTTACGTCCAGATGAAAACATGGGCTAAGACATCAGCCGTCAAATGTTCAAATCGGTTACGGGACAACAGGTCGCTTGTGGAGCATTTAAGACACCGGATAGTGGATCAATTCAGTGGGACAATAAATCAGTCGAGCCTGTTCTTAGTCTAAAAGGATAGTGATGACTCCAGGAACCCAAGGTCCACTGGCAGTGGCCCTCTGTTCTCCCAGGACACTGCTCTGGGGGGCTCCCCTTGCCCACGGAGGGCAGGGTCAGAATGGCCAGGGCACTTGTGGACAAGACGGACCCGCCCAGACTCCTCCAGGGAACAGCTGGGGACCAGGGAAGGCTGGGCACAGGCAGTTGAAGACCACGTCTTCAGGTGATTCACCTGCTCCAGTTGTGGAATAAAGACACGTGTAAATGGGATGGGGGGCCCTCTCGGGGGTCCTCACGGAGCCCCGTTTCCTTTTACCTTGACTGGGTGTCTGGCCAAACACCAGAGATGAGATCAGGTTGCCCCACACCCCGGACGACTGGAAGATGAGAAAGAAGGTGCCGAAATACTGGTTCACCACGTCTCTGCCAACTTTCCCCGCCTTCTCTGCTTGTGTGTTTCCCATGATGGTGAGGTACGTGCCCTGAGCAGACCACAGCGGAGCTGCTCCCAGACCCAGCAGTATGGAGGTCGGAACCAAGGTGAacctggaaaataaaacacagacagACAGTACGTTCCCCCCTCCAATCTTCCCTACCTTTGAGGAGAAGGAAACTCCATGCCTAGCCCGTCGTAAGCCTtgccatgtttatggattggttAGACTGACGGCTTCACCACAAGACCCAGATAAAGGACCCAACTCGGTGCCTTTTCTGGTTCTGGTTAGTTTGCAAGAGACAAATTCATTGCCAGTgagttttctctgtgtttgcaAGCAACCAACAATGAGCTGGGATTACAAATAAGGCTAGGTGgtttttgagtatttttaacagctttagtTTAAagcgatttatttattttttgaaacgtTGATCGATCGATTGAGTGATTGGTTTACCTTCTTCATTGAGGACTCTGTGTGAAAACTCCAtggcaataagaaaaagaagaacgtGAAATCACCGTAATCATTATGTCCTAGGTGACAACAGGTGTCCCTCCAAGGGATGTTTGATAGGTGTGTTCCCGGGAATAAGATTGTGGGGCCGGTGCCCTTGGAGCTTGGTCCCAGAGGACGCCTCTCCATCAGGGAGGAGGTAAGTCTCAGGCTGGACCCCTGCACACTGACATGTCCACTCTCTGCGATGGGGTGAGGCCACGGTGTTGGGTCCTCGGGTCACCTTCTGCTAAGTCTCCTGAAATTCACCCTCAACGTGTTCGTCAAGGTCTAGCTCTCATCATTGGGGCCACAAAAGTGCCCCTGGTGCAGACAGGGAAACTCAAGGCCCGTGAAAGACGTGAGGGAAGGTCAGGgctgggaagcaggggaggagatgGGTCCAGCAGAAAGGGACGGAGACATCTTGGctggaaaaaggggaagaaagccTGTCCTGTCCCAACAGCAGACAGGAATTTCCGGAAACGGCGCTCATTTTAAAGTGAAAGCAGAGGGGAGCCCTCAAGCGGGCTCCAGCTCAGTGCTCCTGAGCAGGAACCTGCGTCCTGAGCCAGACCCGGGCGCGAGCCGTGTGGGCTGTACCAGCTGGCGTAGAAGTTGCCCAGGGAGAAGGCCACGTAGCAGCACATGGAGATGACGATGGTCCACTTGCAGCCGAACCTCTTAATCAGGAGCGGTGGGAGGAACATGGAGGACAGGAGCATCCCGCCGTACAGCGTGCTGAGCGCCGTCACCCCCAGCCCTTCCTCGCCATACAGGCTGCTCTGTGGGGACAAACCCAGCCCTGGTCAGAGGGGCCAGTAGCCAAGGGGACAGAGCTCTGGGTCACCACTAGGTCCCTGAGGCCACGAGCAACAGGCTACTCTGAGGAGGTGCCCCCTCCCAGCTGACAGGTGCTCCCCTCCAGCTGACGGGTGCTCCCCTCCAGCTGACAGATGCTCCCCTCCAGCTGACAGGTGCTCCCCTCCAGCTGACAGGTGCTCCCCTCCAGCTGACGGGTGCTCCCTCACAGCTGACAGATGCTCCCCTCCCAGCTGACAGATGCTCCCTTCCTGCTGGTAGGTGCTCCCCTCCCAGCTGACAGGTGCTCCCCTCCAGCTGACAGGTGCTCCCCTCCCAGATGACAGGTGCTCCCCTCCAGCTGACAGGTGCTCCCTTCCCAGCTGACAGGTGCTCCCCTTCCAGCTGACAGGTGCTCCCTTCCCAGCTGACAGGTGCTCCCCTTCCAGTTGACAGGTGCTCCCCTCCAGCTGACAGGTGCTCCCCTCCAGCTGACAGGTTCTCCCCTCCCAGATGATAGGTGCTCCCCTCCTGCTGACAGATGCTCCGCTCCCAGTTGATAGGTGCTCCCCTCCAGCTGACAGGTGCTTCCCTTCCAGTTGACAGGAGCTCCCCTCCAACTGACAGGTTCTCCCCTCCCAGATGATAGGTGCTCCCCCCCAGCTGACAGGTGCTCCCCCCCAGCTGACAGGTGAGGCCTGGGAGGAAGCACAGTCCGAACCATGAGTCAGCTGCTGCTAGatcctggggagagggaaagccTGAGGCCCGGTGCTGGGGTCGCTTGGGGCAGATGGCCACACACCTTCTGTGAGTCCGTTTTTATCTCTAGGAGAGCTTTGTATTTCTCCCCTTTAAGCTGAGGAAACAGAGTTACTGTCCTCAtggaagagataaagaaggggaCACTGCTCGCAGACTGACACGCACAGTGGGGTGCCCAGATGATCTGGAAGCTGGTATTCTAATGCCTGGTTTATGAACATCCCTTCCTGCCTGGTCGCCCCTGCCAGACGTGTTGTGGCGAGGGACTCTGTACCACGCGGCCAGGTACTGCTCTCTGACATTCCGTCACTGCCGATCTGCCCACCGGAACCCCAAACCCTCGGGCTGACTTCTTACTCTGCCTTGTGTCCACCGGTCCAGGACACAAGGACCTttgctgcccgccccccccgaCGTGCTCCCACCTTCCTTGTCCTCGCTTTCCAGAGGGTGCCCATTGTTCCAGCGCAGATCAGGGGTGTCTGAGGGCTCCTGAATAACGTCATCCACGGAGACCTGTGCTCTGATCTGCTGTTGGAATTTTGCCTGACCTCTGGCACACACCACACGCTGACCCACGATGTCACCCCAGCTGACAAGGATACCTTCGAACGCAGGGAAATGTTCCGCTTTTTCCAAATCTCTCCCGATGCCTAGCCCAAAGCAGGGACTTAAACGGGTATTTGCGGATGAATTAAAACGGATGATTAAAACAGCTAGTCCCAAGAGAATTCTGACATCTGGTTGGAAGGTGGAAATTGAGCACTCTGTTCTGCCGTGGGGGTTAGCTGGAAATTTCCATTTATGACTCTGGCTGCTAGGAGTGCGGAGCGAGAGAGCTGGAGGAGCCTGAGGCTTTGTTTCCTTCATACATGCGCGTTAACTCCTCCTGTACGACTGGGCTCGCCTCCTTGGGTGTGAGTGAGAGGCGCGAGGCGTCTCTCTGCGTTGGGACTTCTTCCGACAGCACTGCCGCGAGCCAGCGAAGTGCATAAGGCACTTGTAATCGGATTTGACTGCAAACCACCGAAAAGGAAGACGGATGCCAGAAGCCaaagtggaattttaaaagcaaatttcttTTCTACGTGAATGGCCACGTTCAAACACCTGTGTTTGCGTGTGTTAGGAGAGCCAGTCGGCAAATACACGTGTGAAGATAAGTACGTGTGCATGTTGAGCTCGAATTGTGCAAGACCTGCCTGCATAAACAATTGGGACATTCGCTCagctcattcaacaaatagagTCTTAAACGCTTACCCGCAGAGGCTGTATGCACCTGCTctagtggaaaaaaaggaaatttcagcAGCCGCTGCCCTCCAGGAGTGCACGGTGAACAGGAGCCAAGAGGCATCATTAACAGCAGCCGTCTATTGCAGTGGGGAGTGAGTCCTGCAAGGGAAACTCGGGCCAGCCCAGTGGGGTCAGGAAGACTTTCTAGAAGGAGTGAAGACCAAATGAGATCTGGAGGATGAGGGGGAAcctggggaagggtgggaggtGCCGAGGGCAGGAGATGTGGGGATGCGTGTTCACGGGCCTCATCCTGGGCGGAGAGGCAGCACGGAACATTGCACGATGGCCAGAGCCGTCAAGCTCTTCTGGGAGATGATGCCGGGCAGCCTGCCAAGATAGGTCCCAGCTCAGTACTGGGGAGTAGGGTCGGATCTTTAAGCCCATAGAGAGCCTGAGAAGAGAGTTCAGCTGGAGATTAGCACGCACCCATGACTCTCATTCACAGAACTATCCAGAGTTTGCCCCCTGCGTGTCTGGCCCGTCTTGGTCAGGGGGACTCGGTCATGGAGCGGTGGCTGTGGTCCTGGCATCACGCGGTCACAGGCGTCTGCCTCAGCACCTGTGAGCACCCCACCCAGACTTCAGCTccagggagcaagggagggaaagaggtgaCATCCGAGTGGAGATGTGAACGACTAGCAGATCAGTAGCCACAGGGGTGTGAAGGCTGCAGCTGCTGCAGGGGAAAGGCTGTGTAGACGCGTGCCTGGGTCCCGGGGTGAGTCCAGATCAGGGCTGGGACCCTGGGGATTGGGAATGAAGCCCGCCAGTTGAAAGCCAAAGGAAATGACAGGGACAGACAGGTGCTTCCAGCATCGCGGGGATGCAGTCATGCCTCAGGTCACTTCTGTCCATGTCATTGAATTCTTTTGCTTAAGCCAGTCCTGACCAATGGAGACAGTTATCCCAGTTAAACCATGTTTACATATTCTGGACCAGCAAAGGAGGAGATAAAGCAGTTCGGGCTGGGACAGAGGGTGGGGGAAGTGGGTGGCGGGATGGTGCACAGAGCTGGAGGTCTGGTCCTCTGATGTCTT
This window contains:
- the UNC93A gene encoding protein unc-93 homolog A, which codes for MTESSLKNVLVVSFGFLLLFTAYGGLQSLQSSLYGEEGLGVTALSTLYGGMLLSSMFLPPLLIKRFGCKWTIVISMCCYVAFSLGNFYASWFTLVPTSILLGLGAAPLWSAQGTYLTIMGNTQAEKAGKVGRDVVNQYFGTFFLIFQSSGVWGNLISSLVFGQTPSQEAIPEEQLLSCGASDCLMATASTNSTQRPSQTLIYTLLGIYTGSGVLAVLLVAVFLEPIKDAQRKREGDEGPPFWSTLLSTFRLLGDKRLRLLVLLPMYSGFEQAFLAGDYTRSYVTCALGIRFVGYVMICFSATNSLCSVLYGRLSQKTGRATLYALGAVTHLCCIIALLLWEPHPHQLAVFFVFSGLWGVSDAVWQTQNNALYGVLFEKNKEAAFANYRLWESLGFVIAFGYSTFLCVNVKLYILLGVLSLAMLAYGTVEYLEAKKAARPAAAEQAKPAEGEETETAM